A portion of the Edaphobacter lichenicola genome contains these proteins:
- a CDS encoding CRTAC1 family protein, with the protein MAGGVAVFDYDNDGLLDIFFTNGAELPSLDKSNPTFSNRLFHNNGDGTFTDVTSKAGLAGIGYSMGVAAADYDNDGFVDLYVTGVNHNQLFHNNGDGTFTDVTSKSGATGVIPGIGKAWSVTAGWFDYNNDGLLDLLVVNYLNYDLKTAASCSTHKIATYCSPDDFQGLPNILYRNNGNGTFTDVSDTSHIGLYVGKGMGVAFADYDGDGFIDIFVSNDTFPNLLLHNNGDGTFTDEATTAGTAYNEMGKTVAGMGTDFRDLDNDGRPDIFHTAMFGDTFPLYKNSGDGQFEDATNAAGLTPPTARITGWGTGGYDFDNDGLKDLFTANGAILDNSMEVEHRPFALPNSLFRNLGNLTFADVSATAGLSFVTPAPHRGAAFGDFNNDGKVDIAVTILNGPPELLMNRTENHNHWIILKLVGVKDNRDGLGTKVKITTTLGSQYNEATTAVGYNSSSDKRVHFGLGSAASVDRIELSWPTGLKQTLTNVKADQVLTITESAGDHKVN; encoded by the coding sequence ATGGCTGGTGGGGTTGCCGTCTTTGACTATGACAACGATGGATTGCTTGACATCTTTTTCACTAATGGCGCGGAACTTCCATCGCTCGATAAATCAAATCCCACCTTCTCGAACCGACTATTTCACAACAACGGTGACGGTACCTTTACAGACGTAACGTCAAAGGCTGGTCTTGCGGGCATAGGCTATTCCATGGGTGTAGCGGCAGCCGATTACGACAATGACGGCTTTGTCGACTTGTATGTCACTGGGGTCAATCACAACCAGCTCTTCCACAATAACGGCGACGGCACCTTCACCGATGTCACGTCCAAATCAGGCGCCACTGGAGTGATTCCGGGGATTGGCAAGGCCTGGTCTGTTACTGCGGGATGGTTTGATTACAACAACGATGGCTTGCTCGACCTGCTCGTGGTCAACTACCTGAACTACGATCTGAAGACTGCCGCAAGCTGCAGCACGCACAAGATTGCCACGTACTGCTCGCCGGACGATTTCCAGGGGCTACCAAACATCCTTTATCGCAACAACGGCAACGGAACTTTCACAGACGTTTCGGACACGTCTCACATTGGGCTCTATGTCGGCAAGGGCATGGGCGTTGCATTTGCCGATTATGATGGCGACGGCTTCATAGATATTTTTGTCTCAAACGATACGTTTCCAAATCTACTGCTGCACAACAACGGAGACGGTACATTCACCGATGAGGCGACTACCGCTGGAACCGCGTACAACGAGATGGGTAAGACAGTAGCTGGCATGGGGACTGACTTTCGCGATCTGGACAACGACGGTCGACCCGATATCTTTCACACTGCCATGTTCGGCGATACTTTTCCGTTATACAAAAATTCTGGTGATGGCCAGTTCGAAGACGCAACAAACGCAGCTGGACTTACCCCTCCGACTGCGAGAATCACTGGATGGGGAACCGGTGGCTATGACTTCGACAATGATGGCCTGAAGGATTTATTTACGGCGAACGGTGCGATTCTAGACAACTCCATGGAGGTGGAGCACCGGCCGTTTGCACTGCCGAACAGTCTTTTTCGCAACCTCGGCAACCTTACCTTTGCAGATGTAAGTGCGACAGCGGGCCTAAGCTTTGTCACGCCTGCACCGCATCGAGGAGCGGCGTTCGGTGACTTCAATAATGACGGCAAGGTCGATATTGCTGTGACCATATTGAACGGACCGCCCGAGTTGCTGATGAACCGGACCGAAAACCACAATCACTGGATCATCCTGAAGCTAGTTGGAGTTAAGGACAATCGAGACGGACTCGGAACCAAGGTGAAGATCACCACAACTTTGGGGAGTCAGTATAACGAAGCTACAACCGCTGTGGGCTACAACTCCTCCAGCGACAAACGAGTGCACTTTGGTCTCGGCAGTGCTGCTAGCGTCGACAGAATTGAACTGTCGTGGCCAACAGGGTTGAAGCAGACATTGACCAACGTGAAGGCTGATCAGGTACTCACGATTACGGAGAGCGCCGGAGATCACAAGGTGAATTAA
- a CDS encoding ABC transporter ATP-binding protein, with the protein MLEVKALCKSYRGLPAIDNVAFTIRAGEIVGYVGPNGSGKSTTVKIVTGLLEPNTGQVLFEGNSIRLDLDRYRAAFGYVPEEAHVYTHLSGLEYLQLVGRLREMEEPLIDLKANRLLALLGLESWRHSPISLYSKGMKQRILIAAALLHDPKLLIFDEPLSGLDVLSARLFKDLLQQLAAQGKAILYISHVLEVVELVCHRVIVIAKGRILADAPPSELKTSLALANLESVFAQLVKQQDTQTVAQQLVQTMAVQHV; encoded by the coding sequence ATGCTCGAAGTCAAAGCACTCTGCAAAAGCTACCGCGGCCTTCCCGCAATCGACAACGTGGCCTTCACCATCCGCGCGGGCGAGATCGTCGGCTACGTCGGCCCCAACGGCTCCGGCAAATCCACGACCGTCAAAATCGTCACCGGCCTGCTGGAGCCCAACACCGGCCAGGTGCTCTTCGAAGGCAACAGTATCCGCCTCGATCTCGACCGCTATCGAGCCGCCTTTGGCTACGTGCCTGAAGAAGCGCACGTTTACACCCACCTCTCCGGCCTCGAATATCTCCAACTGGTAGGTCGTCTGCGTGAGATGGAGGAGCCCCTCATCGACCTCAAGGCAAACCGCCTCCTCGCGCTTCTCGGTCTCGAGTCCTGGCGCCACTCGCCCATCTCGCTCTACTCCAAAGGCATGAAGCAGCGCATCCTCATCGCCGCCGCGCTCCTGCATGACCCCAAGCTCCTCATCTTCGACGAGCCCCTCTCCGGACTCGACGTCCTCTCGGCCCGCCTCTTCAAAGATCTCTTGCAACAGCTCGCCGCCCAGGGCAAAGCCATCCTCTACATCTCTCACGTCCTCGAGGTCGTCGAGCTGGTCTGCCATCGCGTCATTGTCATCGCGAAGGGAAGAATCCTGGCCGACGCACCTCCCTCCGAACTCAAGACCTCCCTCGCGCTGGCCAACCTCGAGAGCGTCTTCGCGCAACTGGTGAAGCAGCAGGACACGCAGACCGTCGCGCAGCAGCTTGTCCAGACCATGGCGGTGCAACATGTCTGA
- a CDS encoding PadR family transcriptional regulator: protein MAAAETKLSHTAAMILQAVNAGYGYGFSVMEMTGLPSGTVYPAMRRLERDELIRSNWEQQAIADAEQRPPRKYYKLTRSGKATLEASRRRYPLLAKLIPSEQEEQV, encoded by the coding sequence ATGGCAGCTGCGGAGACCAAACTCTCGCATACGGCGGCGATGATTCTTCAGGCGGTGAACGCCGGATATGGTTACGGATTCAGCGTGATGGAGATGACTGGCCTGCCGAGCGGCACGGTATATCCGGCGATGAGAAGGCTGGAGCGCGATGAGTTGATCCGGTCGAACTGGGAGCAGCAGGCTATTGCAGATGCGGAGCAACGGCCGCCGAGAAAGTATTACAAGCTCACCAGATCAGGTAAGGCGACGCTCGAGGCTTCGCGGAGACGCTATCCGCTGCTCGCGAAGTTGATTCCTTCGGAGCAGGAGGAGCAGGTATGA